A segment of the Bacillus sp. es.034 genome:
TCATATCTTGATTGAAGGACCGTTGCTTCCCCTCTATAATATTGGGCACCCTGGTCATCCGGATCCACGGAAAGCAGACAGATCGCAAATGACCTTATTTGTGATATCCTAACCTTCATTTCCGTGAGCCGTTTTAGAATATTCTCCAATTGTTCCGGGACTGGCGTCACTTTCTGTATAAGTTCTTCCAGCTCGGAAACCCCTAATTTTGTCTGATTCATATGGTCTTCTAATTCAGATGATGCGCTTCCCCCGTTGAAGATGCTGTCGAGATTCCAAACCATCTTATAGTCCGTATCATTCATATTTCATTCTCCCCCCTAATCCCAGAGATTCGCCCTCGTACTTCCGGCTGTTCGCAAATAATCCAATAACTGACCGGCGTGAACGGATTCGTGGTATGCGATTCTCATCAGCATATCGCCCATTTCTCTCACATATCCTACATCGGAACGATCAATCTTAACTGCAGATAAAGATTCTTCGTTCAATTCCGACACATATTCCAGGAAACTCTTTCTGAACGGTTCAGTAAACTCCAACTCGTCTTCCACTGAAATGTACGGCTTACCTGCAAAGGGTGATTCGTATTCACTTAAACTCCCTCCATTGATCAATGCCAAGTGATAATAATGTTCACTTTCCAACACATGACGAACCATCTCGATACAAGACATGGCCTCACCATCTGGTTTCCAATGTAAAAAGTCCTTTGGAATGCCCGACCAAAGCTTTACGCTTCTCCGTCTCACTTCTTCCAAATTGAGTATGATTAATTGAATTGCATTCATCTAATAACCCCCAATCAAACGTATGTTCTTATTTTACCTTATTTTCTACTATCTTCCAATCATTATTTGTCCCAATTTTCTAAATAGACTATAATTCCCTTATACTACTAAACGGAGGAATTATCGTGCCAATCACTTTAACCGTATACAACGAAACCTATGAACATCAACTTAAAGACTTCCACCTGCTGGATGAACAGCTCCAATTCACGAGCCTGCCACTTGAAAAGATCCATAATCCAACCATCTCACCAGACACCTGTCACATAGTGATCCTGAGTGATGATGCACCTGTCGGTTATTTTGCGCTTGAGAATGGGGAAAAGCTTCGTAAATATTCAACTAATCCACAAGCAAGACTCTTAACCTCTTTTTCTATCGATGCAAGACACCAGGGACAAGGCATCGCGAAGGAGGGTCTCAAACAGCTGCCAAGTTTCATCAGGGAACATCTTCCCGCTACGGACGAAGTGGTCCTCGGCGTCAACAAACGGAACCAGGCAGCCATCGGTCTCTACCTGAAGACAGGTTTCACCGACGAAGAAGAAGTATATGTGGGGCCAAAAGGACCCCAGCATGTTCTCCATTTGAAAATATAAAAACAGGAATGCCCGTTATCTTGGGCATTCCTGTTTTCATTATCCTGTACAGATCATTACTTGGTTTCCATCGGGATCCTGAATGATGAAGAAGGCAAAATCATCGAATCTTGTAATCTCCGAGACAACCTCACACTTCAACCGTTCTACGTAGGAATAGGCTTCTTCAATATTTTCAGTGTGAAAATTAAAGAGAGGATGATTTTGTTGACCAGCCTCTTTCGTGACACCCTCTGGTCCTGCATCCAGGGTCAATCCGCTAAAATGATTGATGGCCATGTTATAAACGGGATCTTCCACCTGATCGAGATCATACGCCTGCCCCAGTAACTCGGAGTACCATCGAACGGATTCCTTCAGATCGCTGACATGGACGAACACCGTATTGATTTGATTTAAAATCGGACTTTTCATTGATTTACCGCTCCTTTACCATTTGAATGTCTTCATCCATAACAACGCAGGAAACGGTCAAAACCTTACAGGGAAATTTAAAAAATATGATAAAAACAGGTGGCGTTTAATTTCACCTGCAGCTCTTCAGCCGCTTGCTTCATCAAGTCCCATGAAAAACAATAGAAAGCCCAGTGCGTGATCTCCTCCCCAACCACCTCGACTAAATGGAGATTATTGAGATACAGGTCCCCGTCAAGCTTCCTCTCCATCTCGACGACGACCCGCTTGCCCCAAAGCATTTTATATTCCACCACAATTTGATGCTGGGTATCGACGACTTCTTTCCAATCGTTGAGGGAATTCCCCTTCGTTTCATCTCTGCCCATTTCAATTCCGGCGTGAACGATATTGACTGTGACATTTTCACTTAACACCGAAGCAATCAACTCGGGTTCCTTATTTCTGAAGCCATTCAATAATGTGTTAAGGGTCGCATCGGGGACAAGATCAAGGACGGGGATCGATTTCATTTGCCCTCCCTTTGCTTTTCTAAGGACCGATCTTGCTCTCGTGAGATTGGTATACACAGCCCCTTCCGTCGTCGAAATCATGCCTGCAATCTCACTCGCCTTGAACCGGAAAACCTCTGCGAGCAGGAGTGAGACATATTGATGGGGAGTCAAATGCTGCATAAGAAACTCTAGATGATCCATTATCTCAAAGTCGAAAGTTGATGTGTGGTCTTGCTGATCTTCTTCCTCCAAAGTATGGAATGTATAAGGGTTCCGCCTATAACGATCAATCCACATATTGGTCGCAATCTTAAATAAATACGATTTCATCTTTACGGGTCGATGCATTTTAGCAAGCATAGCCAGGGACTTGAACAGTGTATCCTGTACCAAATCTTCCGCATCCCAAGGTGATCGAGTTAACTTATAGCAATACTTCCACAAATCCGATCGATAGGGTTCGATTTCCATTTTAAACCGCTGCTCGATCCCCCTCAAATCATCACTCAATTGTGTGGTCATAGCTTCTCACTCCTTTTATAACTCTATCGAGTGTTCGAAAGATAATGTTAGTAAGAAATATTTTTAGTCGAATGATTCCTGACACCACGATCACCCGAAAGAAAAGATGACCTTCGCCTCATATAATCTCCATCCCAAAAAGTCCGGACACCATTTGTCACCAGGGTCAGTGACACAATTAGAAGGGTCAGCATGAGGACAGGGAAGAAAACAATCCATGGAGACAGCATCAATTCATAGTAGTTGCTCCCGATGAATGCCGTCCACCCGGGGATATAAAAGCCAAGGATCGACACGTGCATCATGAGGGTCAGGACAGCAATCATTTGGCCGCTGACCATCAATAGGAACTTCCCTCTCACGCTCGGAATGACATGCTTTACAAGAATGTGAAGATGTCTTCCTCCCAGCACCCGGGCACCCTGGATGAATTCCTGTTGCATGGCCAGAGAGGTCTCTTTTCCGATCAGCTGGGATAATGAGGGGGTGCCGACACCGATCAAGATCCACGTGGTCATGGTCCACCTGAAGTCGGGATCTCCCATAAAAAGATTAAAATCCATTAATCTCATACTGTAGAGTAATAGAAAGGCGAGAAGAGTAGTCGGGACAAAATGAAACCCCTCTATGAAAACGTCCAACCATTTCAGCCTTCGATAAAGGAGTCCGTAAAGAAGTCCCAACACGAGGGAAATAAGCATTCTCCCACCTGTAACAACAAGGGCAAACTTCAGAGTCGTCATGGTTTGACCTAAAGTCGCATCAAACATATCCATCCCGCCGGTCGAAGTGCCAAAGGGATGTTCCCATGAAGGCGGGGCAGGTTTTTTGTTATAGTAATCTTCTTTGGAAATTTCCCCAATATCCTCTTTAAAGAAGTGACTATTCACATAGCTGGTCCCTAACAGGAGGACCAACAACACAAGCCCCACTGTAAGGCTTCCATGCTTACATAGCCTTTTGATCATAGAACGTCACCCCTTTCGGCAAAAATGATTGAATGAAGAAAAAGACGATCGATAGAGGGAACGTCAATAGGATCAATGCGACCGATATGATTTCATAGCTTGGATGATTGGTGATGAATTGTAAAATCCCGTAGATGTTATACATGTATTCGAGGATGATCATGTTGGATAGAAGCAGGAGATACATATATTTCAAGTTGTAAAAAAAGGAGTAGAGAACGTTTGGAAAGACATGCCGGATCAAGATGTACAACTTCCCCATGCCCTTTGCCACCCCAAGCTCCACATAGGGTTTCCCGAGTTCATTCTCATACATCAGGAACGTATTCTTATAAAGATAGATCATGGGAATCAAGGATAGCGTGAGTATCGGCAGGAAATAGATTTTTTGACCAGATAATGAATATGGTTCTGCTACAAGTAGATTTGTATGTTTAAATACCCAAATGGCACCCAGCTGTAAGGAGAAAATCACGAATACATCGGGCAGTGCTTCGAGAACCGTCAGGATATTTTTCACTATTCCCTGCATTTTTCTGGATAAATAAAACGTTCCGGTCGTAAAAAGAACGGCAAATACTAACGCGATGAATAGTGAAACAAAAAGGAGAAGAAGGGAATAAGCATAGGATTCCAGAATGTAAGGAAAAATCGTCCTCTCAACGTTGGTACCCTGAGCTACATAGCTGATCTCCTTAAAGTGCAACAGCTCAATAAACGTCTTCTTCAATTCAATAAAGTAGTTTCCAGGGAAAAACCCTAACTCTTTCATTTCCATTGCAAAAGGCTGATTAGCCGGTGGCGGAAGTTCTTTAAACAAAAGTGCTGGAATATGGCAAATACAGATGACGCTTAACGTAATGGCGATTAATACAATCAAAAAACGAGCGAATTTACGCCCCATTCAATCCCCCCTCACTCTTTTGGAAAACAAATCCATTTCATTCTTATGTTAATACAAAGTTTAGATTGATGACAACCTCTTTCCGGAAAGTCAAAGGAGGGAAATCACCTCAGTGTCTTGAAATAGTTAAAGATGAGATCAAAGGAGATGAGATAATGAACGTCCAGGATGTGCTCGAACAATACAAGGATGCGATTCATGCAAGAGATATCGAAGGCTTTCTCTCCATCTATGACCCCGCTGTCCACATCTATGACTGCTGGGGGAAATGGGAGTGTATCGGCCTTGCTTCATGGGAGGAAAATGTGACGGAGTGGTTCTTCGGATTAAAAGCCGAGGAAGAAATTCTGAAAGTCGACTTTCAAGATGTTGTGATTGAGGAAAATGCCAATCTCGCTTTTGCCCACTGTGCCGTAACATTCGCCGCCCACAAAGAAGAATCGGGGGAGAAACTTCGCCAGATGACGAACCGCTTTACATTCTGCATGGAAAAAGTAAAAGATACCTGGCTGATCATTCACGAACATTCTTCATTACCGATCAGTATGGAGGATGGGAAAGGGATGTTCGGATTGAGATAGGAATACGATCAGATTTGGAGGACACCATGCACATTCAACAAATTGACCGTTCAAAGCTTTCCCAGTACGCAACCGTTTCAATTGCATACGAAGTGACAACAGAGCTACATGTTTGCCCGATTCACAACGGGCTGGGAGGCCTACAATTGGTCGAAAAACCGTGCGTCCCTTATGTGAAGGACTATGATCTCTTACCGGATTGTCATCCACTCTCTTGGACAAAGCAGTTTAACATAGATGAATTGGGATTGTTCCTGGCTATTGAAAACGGCATGTACGTTGGGGCTGCTGCGGTGGCTCCAGAAATGGAAGGCACCGCGACCTTATGGGACTTGCGTGTTCAGCCGGGTGCCAGGGGCAAAGGCATTGGTGGTAAATTGCTTGAAGCGGTCTTTCTTTGGTCAAAAGAACGAGACTACCACACACTGATGGCGGAAACCCAAAATGTGAATACTCCTGCCTGTACATTTTACTCCGGCAAGGGATTTATTTTAGAGACGATTGATCAACATGGATATAGTGATTCGTTGGTAGAGGATGAAGTGAAATTAATATGGTCATTGGATCTAAAGCTCTCCAGCATGTAAAAGAATAAGAATGAATGGTAACAGTGACACTCCGATCATTGAGAGCAAAACAAAGAACATGATTCGTATCAGGGGTAGATTCCAGATTAAACGAAAAGCTGCTCCTAACAATAGAATAACAAGAAAAAGACCAGCGACCGTCCCGACCGGCTCCGCTATCCCGAAGTGTGCTTGGATAAAGGAGCCTTGATTTACATCAAACGTGGTGAAGTTCACCGATAACAAAATAAGAATCAGCAGTCCCATTCCCATTGCAACATAGCCAGTTTTCTTCTTCACTTTTTCACCCACTTTTTAGCCCCTTCAACAATTCCGGTATTCTATTCGCATACTCCCTGAGCTCTCCTATCGTCTCGATGACCTGCCTGATCCCCAACCGTTGCTCTTCTTCATCCGTACATTCCAACCACAATGACCTTTTCAAGTTATATTCCAACCAACCCAATTTTCCAGAGAACCCGTTTGCAAGCACCGCTTCCCAGTCTGCTGTAATGGCCCCGTTTTCACCTTTGTACCCACTGGTAAACGCAGAAAACCGGTCTTGATTGGTCGCACCGGACCAGTATAGGGCCGTCTCAATCAGATCATGCATCGGATGGATAAAGCCCGCCGACTCCCAATCTATTACGACCGGTTCCCCCTGTACCCATATCACATTCTTCGGATCTAAATCCCGATGACTCATCACCCTATCGTTTCCAAGCCTTGGCTCCGCTTCACGTGCCCCCGCATCCCACTCATACAAATTCTCAATGATATCTTTGAAGGACTTCACCCACTCTGCTTCCATAACCTGACCTTTCTTTAGATAGGCATTCCAATCAACCGAGGGACGGACCTCTGTCTCTTCGGGTTCTATTCTTAATTCTTGAAAATCTGTATGATGAATGTCTGCCAGAACTGACCCTATCTTCCTACAATGATCAATGCCGATTTCATCCTGTTTTACACTTCTGCCTTCTACCCAATCAAACACCAGAAACCATTGGTCCCCTACCTTCTGAATCGCATTCCCTTCGAATGTCTTTGCCGGAAGAGCCGGTACATTTTTGCATACGAGTCGAGCGACCTGTTCTGAACGGATATAGTTACCAAGGGCATCCGGTCTTTTCATGATGGAAGGGTTCAATGCTTTGACGGCATATTTTCCTTTGGTGGTTTCTACTGCATACATGGTGTGTAAGAGGCCACCCGACACTTTAACGGGCACTGTGATCCATTCGCCGAGATGGGTTTGGAGGCATACTTCTTTCAAATGTTCCATGAGTGTTCACTCCCTTTCAGCCGTCGAATCATCATATTTCAATTCCACACTTCCTTAAAACGAATGCCGATGAAAAATAAACTATCGGCAGTGCCACTAACCAATAAAATATATTTTTCGGCATGATCATATTAAAATAGTAAAAAAACAACGTGATCCAACCAAGCATCAATACTATCCCAATTGCTTTTTTCATTGTTTATGTAAAAACCCCTCTGTTAAAATTTCTTCACCAGCTCAATATCCGCAAAGCGATTTTCTCCATACTCAGAATCTCCGTAGATTCCATTAATCGTATCAAGCCCAAGCTTTGTCCAGAAACGAATGGCTCCCCAGTTCTTCAACGCGACATTCGCCCGAACTTCCTTGAATTCGTGCTGGTTCACCATATTCAGTAATTCCTCCACTATTTCCTGTCCCAACCCTTGTTTATGATAGTCAGGATCAATCGAAAGATAGTTGATATAAAAGGAGTCCGGAACAGGGTGACCATGATAGCTCACAAGCAAACCAACTAAATCTTCTGACTCCTTTATACGGATCACCTGAATCCTAAAGTTTTCTTTCGTTCCACCCGGCGGCAGGTCCCCCTCCAAGAAACATCGCTCTACGAACCCTTCATCCAACGATCCGCCGTCCCATTGATGGATGTAGCTGCCCTTTTCATAGAGAGACTGAACGCGCTGAATCTCCTCTTTTCTGAGATCCTCTACTATTAATCTCTTTGTTTTCCATTTAGCTGGAATCCGTTTCATGATTCGTTCCACTCTCCTACTTTTCCTCTGAAGCATCCGGATACTGTTCATTAAATTCACGTATCGATAATTTTCTTATAATCAATAATAGAATCATAGAAATAGTGAAACACAAAGGCGCCACTATGTCACTGAACTGAAATCGATCATCGCCCCAGGTGTCAAATCCCATAATAAATCCATTAGCCAAAAAGAAGGTAAAAAGTAAATATAGCACGATGACTTTCCACGAATATTTAAAGATACTTTGCATCCACCAAATAGTAAAACCTCCTTGCAATCGTCATCTTAAAGATTGAACGTTACTTCAAGTCCCGTCGGCTTCTTTTTAAAAGGAGTCTCATATTCTTTAAATGTCAAAGTCAGGCCGAATAAGTCATCAGGTAACCTGGGAATCACAATAAAGTCAAAACTCGTATGTTCCTGCGATCCGCCTCCACCGGTTACCCGGCAATCATAGCGGTCCCCTATCTCCAAGTGCCAGAAGCTGTTTCGGTGAAACCTTTCTCGTTCGTGGCTTTCATCATGCTCCCTATCGATGTTCAAGTGGACCACACTGGCATTCGTATATTGCTTAATAAACGGGACGGTATACAAACAATCATCCTGTTCAGCCGATTGGAGGACTTTTATGTATGTTTGAAAATCCTCGGGTTCAATTTGTGGTTTGAAAGCCTCTTCATTTTCCAACACACCAAAGAGAGATCTTAAAAGGTCCTCATAAACATCATACTTTTCTGCCCATTTTGCAATATCTTCGAGTTTTGGATAACCCGGATTGTTTTGGGATACTTGTTTTCTTTGTTGTAGCAATGAGCATAGTTCCTCATCGATTGGTAAAAGTTTTTCATCCTAATATTCCGTTGGTCGTTCGAACGGCATGCGTCTCATCTGATCAACCTCCTCTTTCACGAAATCCATACCCTTATATTACCAGAAATGCACCTGAAGTTCCTCTCCAACCACAAAAAGGATAGTGCCTCCAATAGCACTATCCTTTCTATATATATCCATCCAATCTTCCAAGCAATTATTACTGCTTACTTAGTCTTTCTATTTCAGATTCCGCATTGTAAACTCTCTTATTTAATGCCTGTGTTTATCATCAAGGTGGTCAACTATTTTCGTTGTAAGATCCAAGACTATCAATCAGGTTTTTTTGTGCCTTATTCTGTCCTACCCCAAGTCTAGCTTGTCCATCCTTCAAATCATGAATATCTGTCTTAATTTCTTTTAACTCATTAAGAATCTGTTTCAAGGTCTCTTCCACAACGTTCAACCTCATTCCTACAATTTCTCTCTTACATTATAGCAAAAACAAAGAAAAATAATATGACCTTTCCATCTCCCTTATTCTAATACCACGGATCATCCTTTTCCGTTAGAGTCACAAACAATGGCATCATTAACATACATCCCATTACCAACACTATGAACAATGGGATGTAGTCAAATAGGAATGAAGGAACAAAAAGCACAGGTATCAGCATGGTCATACCCATCAAAACCCTCTTGGAACGTGAAGTGAAATACAGCTTCTGACCGCAGTGAGAGCAATCCATATCAGGTCTTTTCACGATCATTAATCTCTTAAAAATATAAAACCAAGACAGGTTTACTTTACAATGGATACAGCGTGCCACATGTCGTTCCTCCTTACTCGTTTCACATGCTTATTTACAATAATTTGCTATGTTATTTTTGAAATAATACAATTAACAATCTCTGATTCAGATAGCATCCCATCAACGATCAAATCAGAATTTGGCTTTACTGAATTCAGCATACTAATATAGCCCGATTTCCCTCGAAGCATGTAGTTTTCCAAGTCCACATGAATCTCCCTTGAAGAGCAATTTTGATAATCCCTTATTATTCTACGAGCCAAAGCAATATCCAAGGGGGTGTCAATAAAAACTGCATAATCAATGAAATCCCTGGTTTCGTTATGTAAATAGGCAAATGGAAAATCTAAAATGATGTAGTCCAGAGGTTCAACCAATAACTTTTTAATATCTTGAATTAACGGTGTTAAATCCCACTCATCAGGAGTACAACCATTCTCAATCCACTCTATCATGTCATCTGGACCATCAAAGTCATACGTATCAAAAGAAAGAACTTCACTATGATCCAACTTTGTTTTCAAACCTTCTGCTATTGTCGTTTTCCCGCCTCCTGAAACCGCTGCTACAGCAATCACGATTGGTATTTTTTTATTCATATACTCTCCATGGAAATCAATCATAAACCGCTTCCTTCCCACCATCCCTAAAAAATTCAAACATCATCTTAATCTGCGATTCTGTATTTCTTTTAATGGACAACTCAGGCAATTTGTCTTCTTCAAAAAATCCGATCCCCTTCGTCTCGACGCCACTTCTGGCTTCTCCGCCGGTCAACCTGCATTGAATGAATATTTTGTAGTAATGGTGTGACTGCGGGGGATGGGGATGTTTGTTCAAGTCGAGCAGTGCGAGTAATTTTACAGGGGTGACATCATATCCTGATTCTTCCCTTATTTCTTTTACGACGTTTTCACCTGGGGACAAGCCGACGTCACAGAATCCGCCCGGCAACGACCATTTGTCGTCGATTTTTTCTTTGACCATCAGAATTTTATCGTCTTTGAAGACGACACCCCTCACGTCGACTTTCGGTGTCTGATAGCCCGATTCATTCGAGAACAAGTCCTTTATCTTCGTCATTTCCAAGCCAGTGTGTTCCTGGATGATTTCCGTGCTGATCTCCCTTAATTCTTCATATCTTTCTCGATCGTAAACGTTTTTGGAAAAGGCCAGACCCGATTGAGATAAAGCCTGTATCCGTTTCGCCCATTCCAGCCATTTATCGCTCATCGCTTTGCACTTCTTTCGTATTCGGATTT
Coding sequences within it:
- a CDS encoding DinB family protein, whose amino-acid sequence is MNAIQLIILNLEEVRRRSVKLWSGIPKDFLHWKPDGEAMSCIEMVRHVLESEHYYHLALINGGSLSEYESPFAGKPYISVEDELEFTEPFRKSFLEYVSELNEESLSAVKIDRSDVGYVREMGDMLMRIAYHESVHAGQLLDYLRTAGSTRANLWD
- a CDS encoding GNAT family N-acetyltransferase, with amino-acid sequence MPITLTVYNETYEHQLKDFHLLDEQLQFTSLPLEKIHNPTISPDTCHIVILSDDAPVGYFALENGEKLRKYSTNPQARLLTSFSIDARHQGQGIAKEGLKQLPSFIREHLPATDEVVLGVNKRNQAAIGLYLKTGFTDEEEVYVGPKGPQHVLHLKI
- a CDS encoding VOC family protein, with protein sequence MKSPILNQINTVFVHVSDLKESVRWYSELLGQAYDLDQVEDPVYNMAINHFSGLTLDAGPEGVTKEAGQQNHPLFNFHTENIEEAYSYVERLKCEVVSEITRFDDFAFFIIQDPDGNQVMICTG
- a CDS encoding RNA polymerase sigma factor translates to MTTQLSDDLRGIEQRFKMEIEPYRSDLWKYCYKLTRSPWDAEDLVQDTLFKSLAMLAKMHRPVKMKSYLFKIATNMWIDRYRRNPYTFHTLEEEDQQDHTSTFDFEIMDHLEFLMQHLTPHQYVSLLLAEVFRFKASEIAGMISTTEGAVYTNLTRARSVLRKAKGGQMKSIPVLDLVPDATLNTLLNGFRNKEPELIASVLSENVTVNIVHAGIEMGRDETKGNSLNDWKEVVDTQHQIVVEYKMLWGKRVVVEMERKLDGDLYLNNLHLVEVVGEEITHWAFYCFSWDLMKQAAEELQVKLNATCFYHIF
- a CDS encoding ABC transporter permease subunit, giving the protein MIKRLCKHGSLTVGLVLLVLLLGTSYVNSHFFKEDIGEISKEDYYNKKPAPPSWEHPFGTSTGGMDMFDATLGQTMTTLKFALVVTGGRMLISLVLGLLYGLLYRRLKWLDVFIEGFHFVPTTLLAFLLLYSMRLMDFNLFMGDPDFRWTMTTWILIGVGTPSLSQLIGKETSLAMQQEFIQGARVLGGRHLHILVKHVIPSVRGKFLLMVSGQMIAVLTLMMHVSILGFYIPGWTAFIGSNYYELMLSPWIVFFPVLMLTLLIVSLTLVTNGVRTFWDGDYMRRRSSFLSGDRGVRNHSTKNISY
- a CDS encoding ABC transporter permease subunit, whose product is MGRKFARFLIVLIAITLSVICICHIPALLFKELPPPANQPFAMEMKELGFFPGNYFIELKKTFIELLHFKEISYVAQGTNVERTIFPYILESYAYSLLLLFVSLFIALVFAVLFTTGTFYLSRKMQGIVKNILTVLEALPDVFVIFSLQLGAIWVFKHTNLLVAEPYSLSGQKIYFLPILTLSLIPMIYLYKNTFLMYENELGKPYVELGVAKGMGKLYILIRHVFPNVLYSFFYNLKYMYLLLLSNMIILEYMYNIYGILQFITNHPSYEIISVALILLTFPLSIVFFFIQSFLPKGVTFYDQKAM
- a CDS encoding nuclear transport factor 2 family protein, producing MNVQDVLEQYKDAIHARDIEGFLSIYDPAVHIYDCWGKWECIGLASWEENVTEWFFGLKAEEEILKVDFQDVVIEENANLAFAHCAVTFAAHKEESGEKLRQMTNRFTFCMEKVKDTWLIIHEHSSLPISMEDGKGMFGLR
- a CDS encoding GNAT family N-acetyltransferase produces the protein MHIQQIDRSKLSQYATVSIAYEVTTELHVCPIHNGLGGLQLVEKPCVPYVKDYDLLPDCHPLSWTKQFNIDELGLFLAIENGMYVGAAAVAPEMEGTATLWDLRVQPGARGKGIGGKLLEAVFLWSKERDYHTLMAETQNVNTPACTFYSGKGFILETIDQHGYSDSLVEDEVKLIWSLDLKLSSM
- a CDS encoding phosphotransferase; translated protein: MEHLKEVCLQTHLGEWITVPVKVSGGLLHTMYAVETTKGKYAVKALNPSIMKRPDALGNYIRSEQVARLVCKNVPALPAKTFEGNAIQKVGDQWFLVFDWVEGRSVKQDEIGIDHCRKIGSVLADIHHTDFQELRIEPEETEVRPSVDWNAYLKKGQVMEAEWVKSFKDIIENLYEWDAGAREAEPRLGNDRVMSHRDLDPKNVIWVQGEPVVIDWESAGFIHPMHDLIETALYWSGATNQDRFSAFTSGYKGENGAITADWEAVLANGFSGKLGWLEYNLKRSLWLECTDEEEQRLGIRQVIETIGELREYANRIPELLKGLKSG
- a CDS encoding GNAT family N-acetyltransferase yields the protein MKRIPAKWKTKRLIVEDLRKEEIQRVQSLYEKGSYIHQWDGGSLDEGFVERCFLEGDLPPGGTKENFRIQVIRIKESEDLVGLLVSYHGHPVPDSFYINYLSIDPDYHKQGLGQEIVEELLNMVNQHEFKEVRANVALKNWGAIRFWTKLGLDTINGIYGDSEYGENRFADIELVKKF
- a CDS encoding TIGR04104 family putative zinc finger protein, which gives rise to MARCIHCKVNLSWFYIFKRLMIVKRPDMDCSHCGQKLYFTSRSKRVLMGMTMLIPVLFVPSFLFDYIPLFIVLVMGCMLMMPLFVTLTEKDDPWY
- a CDS encoding NUDIX hydrolase → MSDKWLEWAKRIQALSQSGLAFSKNVYDRERYEELREISTEIIQEHTGLEMTKIKDLFSNESGYQTPKVDVRGVVFKDDKILMVKEKIDDKWSLPGGFCDVGLSPGENVVKEIREESGYDVTPVKLLALLDLNKHPHPPQSHHYYKIFIQCRLTGGEARSGVETKGIGFFEEDKLPELSIKRNTESQIKMMFEFFRDGGKEAVYD